In a genomic window of Tripterygium wilfordii isolate XIE 37 chromosome 8, ASM1340144v1, whole genome shotgun sequence:
- the LOC120004422 gene encoding agamous-like MADS-box protein AGL11 isoform X2, with protein MGRGKIEIKRIENTTNRQVTFCKRRNGLLKKAYELSVLCDAEVALIVFSSRGRLYEYSNSNIRSTIERYKKACSDSSNSNSVREINAQYFQQESAKLRQQIQMLQNSNRHLNGESLSSLTVKELKQLENRLERGISRIRSKKHETLLAEIEYLQKREVEMENESVYLRTKIAEIERLQQQANMVTGPELNAIQALALRNFFNPNMLETPGTGFSHPDKKILHLG; from the exons ATGGGGCGAGGAAAGATTGAGATAAAGAGGATTGAGAACACAACCAACCGTCAAGTGACCTTCTGCAAGAGAAGGAATGGACTTCTCAAAAAGGCTTATGAACTATCAGTTCTCTGTGATGCTGAAGTTGCACTCATTGTCTTCTCTAGTCGCGGCCGCCTCTACGAGTACTCTAACAGCAa CATAAGATCAACCATAGAGAGGTACAAGAAGGCATGCTCAGATAGTAGTAATTCAAACTCTGTTAGAGAAATCAATGCCCAG TATTTTCAACAAGAATCAGCAAAGCTTCGGCAACAGATTCAAATGCTACAAAATTCTAACAG GCACTTAAATGGTGAATCTTTGAGCTCCCTAACTGTGAAGGAGCTGAAGCAGCTGGAGAACAGACTTGAAAGAGGAATTAGTAGAATCAGGTCAAAGAAG CATGAGACGTTGCTTGCTGAAATTGAGTACTTGCAGAAAAGG GAGGTTGAGATGGAAAATGAGAGTGTTTATCTTCGAACTAAG ATAGCAGAAATAGAGAGGCTTCAGCAGCAAGCAAACATGGTGACAGGCCCAGAACTGAACGCAATCCAAGCGTTGGCGTTGCGCAatttcttcaatccaaacatgCTTGAGACTCCAGGAACTGGCTTCTCTCATCCTGACAAGAAGATACTCCATCTTGGGTAA
- the LOC120004422 gene encoding agamous-like MADS-box protein AGL11 isoform X1, with protein sequence MGRGKIEIKRIENTTNRQVTFCKRRNGLLKKAYELSVLCDAEVALIVFSSRGRLYEYSNSNIRSTIERYKKACSDSSNSNSVREINAQYFQQESAKLRQQIQMLQNSNRHLNGESLSSLTVKELKQLENRLERGISRIRSKKHETLLAEIEYLQKREVEMENESVYLRTKIAEIERLQQQANMVTGPELNAIQALALRNFFNPNMLETPGTGFSHPDKKILHLG encoded by the exons ATGGGGCGAGGAAAGATTGAGATAAAGAGGATTGAGAACACAACCAACCGTCAAGTGACCTTCTGCAAGAGAAGGAATGGACTTCTCAAAAAGGCTTATGAACTATCAGTTCTCTGTGATGCTGAAGTTGCACTCATTGTCTTCTCTAGTCGCGGCCGCCTCTACGAGTACTCTAACAGCAa CATAAGATCAACCATAGAGAGGTACAAGAAGGCATGCTCAGATAGTAGTAATTCAAACTCTGTTAGAGAAATCAATGCCCAG TATTTTCAACAAGAATCAGCAAAGCTTCGGCAACAGATTCAAATGCTACAAAATTCTAACAG GCACTTAAATGGTGAATCTTTGAGCTCCCTAACTGTGAAGGAGCTGAAGCAGCTGGAGAACAGACTTGAAAGAGGAATTAGTAGAATCAGGTCAAAGAAG CATGAGACGTTGCTTGCTGAAATTGAGTACTTGCAGAAAAGG GAGGTTGAGATGGAAAATGAGAGTGTTTATCTTCGAACTAAG ATAGCAGAAATAGAGAGGCTTCAGCAGCAAGCAAACATGGTGACAGGCCCAGAACTGAACGCAATCCAAGCGTTGGCGTTGCGCAatttcttcaatccaaacatgCTTGAGACTCCAGGAACTGGCTTCTCTCATCCTGACAAGAAGATACTCCATCTTGG GTGA
- the LOC120003918 gene encoding regulator of nonsense transcripts UPF3-like: MKDPLKRTKVVIRQLPPSLSKTDLLSQIDGRFFDCYNWFCFRPGKFSQKNQRYSRAYINFKRPEDVFEFAEFFNGHVFVNEKGHQFKTIVEYAPSQLVPKPCARKDSREGTIYKDPDYLEFIKLIAKPVEHLPSAEIQLERKEAEQSGTGKEDPVITPLMDFVRKKRAAGNGTRASFGKVSRRNGQKPSSKHGSPATKRISENKKYIQKDSIKNRNRKDKSNATSAARREDQPATLTAGSTEGSITGITLNADSGKKKILLLKGKEHEIPNVSEGMLPQPGVISAGESMPISIFQKQNQRREAGGRMIRSILQKNEPRQSQSSTAVQPQQKIPNLNLENGKQSQRATNARGGSVGHVPDDKSPALDSEGEAKRTSVDRFMKKDIHGLDTVSQKQEKRVRTRDRPDRGVWAPLRRSDVPPSQESISPTVTQSTQSPTDSVEGSRRHFGHHGPANLTKDESSLNTTDGKHSKRGGAAGFGVHEKQMWVQKTS; this comes from the exons ATGAAAGACCCATTGAAGAGGACGAAAGTGGTGATTAGGCAGCTACCTCCTTCTCTCTCCAAGACCGATCTCCTCTCTCAAATCGACGGCCGCTTCTTTGACTGCTACAACTGGTTCTGCTTCCGTCCGGGAAAGTTCAG CCAGAAGAATCAGAGATATTCTCGAGCATACATAAACTTTAAGAGGCCCGAAGATGTTTTCGAGTTTGCTGAGTTCTTCAATGGACATGTTTTTGTTAACGAGAAGG GACATCAGTTCAAGACCATTGTTGAATATGCACCTTCACAGCTAGTTCCTAAGCCTTGTGCCAGAAAGGACAGTCGTGAAGGGACCATCTATAAAG ATCCTGACTATCTGGAGTTCATCAAACTTATTGCCAAACCTGTTGAACATCTTCCTAGTGCTGAAATTCAGCTGGAAAGGAAAGAAGCAGAACAATCTG GTAccgggaaagaagaccctgtcaTTACACCACTTATGGATTTTGTTCGTAAAAAACGGGCTGCTGGGAATGGAACTCGG GCCTCATTTGGGAAGGTTAGCAGAAGAAATGGGCAAAAGCCTTCTAGCAAACATGGGTCACCTGCAACCAAGCGAATCTCTGAAAATAAAAAG TATATTCAAAAGGACAGCATAAAGAATAGGAATCGGAAGGACAAGTCAAATGCTACATCAGCAGCCAGGCGAGAGGATCAGCCAGCTACTCTAACTG CTGGCAGCACCGAAGGTTCCATCACAGGAATTACTTTGAATGCTGATtcaggaaagaaaaaaattctgcTTCTTAAAGGAAAAGAGCATGAAATTCCTAAT GTGTCAGAAGGCATGCTGCCGCAGCCAGGTGTAATATCTGCTGGAGAAAGCATGCCCATTTCTATTTTTCAAAAGCAGAATCAGAGGCGTGAGGCTGGTGGGAGGATGATAAGAAGCATACTTCAGAAAAATGAACCACGTCAAAGTCAATCTTCAACTGCTGTTCAGCCTCAGCAGAAAATTCCAAACCTGAACCTGGAAAATGGGAAACAATCTCAACGGGCAACTAATGCACGAGGAGGTTCTGTTGGTCATGTACCTGATGATAAATCACCTGCACTTGACTCTGAGGGTGAAGCAAAAAGGACATCAGTTGATAGGTTCATGAAAAAGGATATACATGGTTTGGATACAGTTTCCCAGAAGCAGGAAAAACGTGTAAGAACCAGGGATAGACCAGATCGTGGCGTCTGGGCTCCTCTTCGTCGTTCTGATGTTCCTCCAAGTCAGGAAAGCATATCACCCACTGTGACACAGTCTACTCAATCGCCTACTGATTCTGTTGAAG GCTCGCGCAGACATTTTGGTCATCATGGACCAGCCAACCTAACAAAGGATGAAAGCTCTTTGAACACAACTGACGGGAAGCATTCAAAAAGAGGAGGTGCAGCAGGCTTTGGTGTCCATGAG AAACAAATGTGGGTTCAGAAGACTTCTTGA
- the LOC120003919 gene encoding putative methylesterase 14, chloroplastic has product MGNRFIRMTKKESKDVGSRSKRMGRSQRKLLGEEELLHRQALSMVLQQQQLSQRFDGSMSRRIGSTSSRRRTLSEDPISNGKQQPDFLENVKFKKIVLIHGEGFGAWCWYKTIVLLEEAGLLPTALDLAGSGIDLADTPSITTVAEYSRPLIEYLKDLPDDEKVILVGHSSGGACISYALEQYPQKISKAVFLCAAMVSDGQRPFDVFAEGLGSAELFMQESKFLIYGNGKDKPPTGFMFEKQQIKGLYFNQSPSKDVALAMVSMRPIPLGPIMEKLSLSPEKYGTSRRFFIQTLDDRALSPDVQEKLLRENPPEGIFKIKGSDHCPFFSKPQSLHKVLLEIAQIP; this is encoded by the exons ATGGGTAATCGTTTTATTCGCAtgacaaagaaagaaagcaaagatGTTGGATCGAGAAGTAAGAGAATGGGCAGGTCGCAGAGGAAGTTGCTTGGTGAGGAAGAATTGCTGCACAGGCAAGCTCTCTCTATGGTGCTTCAGCAGCAACAACTGTCACAGAGATTTGATGGATCCATGTCTAGGCGTATTGGGTCTACCAGTTCTCGAAGACGCACTCTATCTGAGGATCCAATCTCTAATGGCAAACag CAACCTGACTTTCTGGAGAATGTCAAGtttaaaaaaatagttttgataCATGGGGAAGGATTTGGAGCTTGGTGTTGGTATAAGACTATTGTTCTGTTGGAGGAAGCAGGATTGCTTCCCACTGCATTAGATCTTGCAGGATCTGGTATCGATCTGGCAGATACTCCCAGTATCACAACAGTGGCTGAGTATTCGAGACCATTGATTGAGTACTTAAAGGATCTTCCTGATGATGAAAAG GTTATTTTGGTTGGTCATAGTAGTGGTGGGGCGTGTATTTCTTATGCTTTGGAGCAATATCCACAGAAGATCTCGAAAGCAGTTTTTCTCTGTGCTGCGATGGTTTCTGATGGCCAGAGGCCTTTTGATGTTTTCGCTGAAGGG CTTGGTTCCGCGGAACTTTTTATGCAAGAATCGAAGTTTTTGATTTATGGAAATGGCAAAGACAAGCCTCCAACTGGATTCATGTTCGAGAAACAGCAAATAAAGGGATTATATTTTAATCAATCACCATCTAAG GATGTTGCTTTGGCTATGGTTTCCATGAGGCCCATCCCACTTGGTCCTATCATGGAGAAGCTGTCTTTGTCCCCTGAGAAGTATGGAACAAGCCGGCGGTTCTTCATTCAGACGTTGGATGATCGCGCTCTTTCACCAGACGTCCAAGAAAAGCTATTGAGGGAAAACCCACCAGAAGGAATCTTCAAGATCAAAGGTAGCGACCACTGCCCGTTCTTTTCAAAACCGCAGTCCCTGCACAAAGTTTTGCTGGAAATTGCGCAAATTCCATAG
- the LOC120004232 gene encoding uncharacterized protein LOC120004232 encodes MISGSPWPRRYLQQLRILFFSLSLQLISGLAKDPSSPTDTNKAASHNASSTSVGLRVLIIFLGLVAIVAFAVLLFKIWQKKKREQQQARLLKLFEDDDELEVELGLRD; translated from the exons ATGATTAGTGGATCTCCATGGCCTCGAAGATATCTTCAGCAGCTCcgcatcctcttcttctccctctctctgcAACTTATTTCAG GCTTAGCGAAAGATCCATCAAGTCCCACAGATACAAACAAGGCTGCAAGTCACAATGCATCAAGTACCTCTGTTGGGCTTAGGGTGTTGATCATTTTTCTCGGTTTAGTTGCAATTGTCGCATTTGCTGTGTTATTATTCAAGATAtggcaaaagaagaagagagaacagCAGCAGGCCCGCCTTTTGAAGTtgtttgaagatgatgatgagctTGAGGTTGAACTTGGCTTACGTGACTGA